A single genomic interval of Helianthus annuus cultivar XRQ/B chromosome 13, HanXRQr2.0-SUNRISE, whole genome shotgun sequence harbors:
- the LOC110898405 gene encoding protein PTST homolog 3, chloroplastic isoform X2: MAASQEIKVSDSDAEGSLTEDIANKEVDELTGPDENIKELTEYMSSSHEDMLSPHENMLGEGSTKLSLQEKVAKFIQSGELEEIEGSEEPSSKVLCESDSASLDLENGSVLTSQLVDSTSQLRNITSSDQVASDEAANTDKDLEVEFEMITKEDEPEINRIKVMLHNKELELSQLKEQIEKNKQALSELQAKAETEISKAQKLLLDKDAELLAAEESLSGLKQVQVEYWGEGETVQVAGSFNGWHHGVTLDPQPTSNITDPVELRNTRLWRSMLWLYPGIYEIKYIVDGKWMIDPMKEVVTRGSIQNNVLRVDR; the protein is encoded by the exons ATGGCAG CCTCACAAGAGATCAAAGTATCTGATTCTGATGCAGAAGGGAGCTTGACCGAGGATATAGCTAATAAAGAAGTAGATGAACTGACAG GTCCGGATGAGAATATAAAAGAGTTGACTGAATACATGTCATCGTCACATGAAGACATGTTATCTCCACATGAAAACATGTTAGGTGAAGGTTCAACGAAATTATCATTGCAGGAAAAAGTGGCAAAGTTTATTCAGAGTGGAGAACTGGAAGAAATTGAAG GAAGTGAGGAGCCAAGCAGTAAAGTTCTTTGCGAATCTGACTCTGCGAGTTTAGATTTAGAAAATGGAAGTGTATTGACTTCCCAGCTTGTTGATTCAACATCTCAATTGAG GAATATTACTTCCAGCGATCAAGTAGCAAGTGACGAGGCTGCTAACACCGATAAGGACTTGGAAGTTGAGTTCGAG ATGATAACAAAGGAGGATGAACCTGAAATCAACCGTATCAAAGTTATGCTG CATAACAAGGAGTTGGAATTGTCTCAGTTGAAGGAACAGATTGAGAAGAACAAG CAAGCTTTGTCTGAACTACAAGCTAAAGCCGAAACAGAGATAAGTAAAGCACAGAAACTTCTCTTGGATAAAGATGCAGAGTTACTTGCAGCTGAAGAAAGCCTTTCTGGATTAAAACAG GTTCAAGTTGAATACTGGGGGGAAGGTGAGACTGTACAGGTGGCGGGTAGCTTTAATGGGTGGCATCATGGTGTAACATTGGATCCACAGCCTACTTCAAATATCACAGACCCTGTTGAATTGAG GAATACTAGGCTGTGGAGGTCCATGTTGTGGCTATATCCTGGGATTTACGAG ATCAAATATATAGTTGATGGCAAATGGATGATTGATCCCATGAAAGAAGTGGTAACCCGGGGATCCATACAGAACAATGTTCTTCGAGTCGATAGATGA
- the LOC110898405 gene encoding protein PTST homolog 3, chloroplastic isoform X1, translating into MISTMTLSHVILPSYKLFFFAAPEPRFSQLRHPHGGRFLAGVCASSSSPSKTSVGRRRQTKTNADLCNDLREFISEIGLPDGHVPSLKELSQHGRQDLANIVRRRGYKLIKELLAASQEIKVSDSDAEGSLTEDIANKEVDELTGPDENIKELTEYMSSSHEDMLSPHENMLGEGSTKLSLQEKVAKFIQSGELEEIEGSEEPSSKVLCESDSASLDLENGSVLTSQLVDSTSQLRNITSSDQVASDEAANTDKDLEVEFEMITKEDEPEINRIKVMLHNKELELSQLKEQIEKNKQALSELQAKAETEISKAQKLLLDKDAELLAAEESLSGLKQVQVEYWGEGETVQVAGSFNGWHHGVTLDPQPTSNITDPVELRNTRLWRSMLWLYPGIYEIKYIVDGKWMIDPMKEVVTRGSIQNNVLRVDR; encoded by the exons ATGATTTCCACCATGACTCTCTCTCACGTCATCCTTCCTTCCTACAAACTCTTCTTTTTCGCCGCTCCAGAGCCTCGATTCTCTCAACTCCGTCATCCTCACGGCGGCAGGTTTCTCGCCGGAGTTTGCGCTTCGTCTTCGTCACCGAGTAAAACGAG TGTTGGGCGTAGGAGACAGACGAAGACGAATGCAGATCTGTGTAACGATTTACGTGAGTTTATTTCTGAAATTGGACTTCCTGATGGACATGTGCCTTCGTTGAAGGAGCTTTCGCAGCATGGCAG GCAAGACCTTGCAAACATTGTGAGACGGAGAGGATATAAACTTATTAAAGAGCTTCTTGCAGCCTCACAAGAGATCAAAGTATCTGATTCTGATGCAGAAGGGAGCTTGACCGAGGATATAGCTAATAAAGAAGTAGATGAACTGACAG GTCCGGATGAGAATATAAAAGAGTTGACTGAATACATGTCATCGTCACATGAAGACATGTTATCTCCACATGAAAACATGTTAGGTGAAGGTTCAACGAAATTATCATTGCAGGAAAAAGTGGCAAAGTTTATTCAGAGTGGAGAACTGGAAGAAATTGAAG GAAGTGAGGAGCCAAGCAGTAAAGTTCTTTGCGAATCTGACTCTGCGAGTTTAGATTTAGAAAATGGAAGTGTATTGACTTCCCAGCTTGTTGATTCAACATCTCAATTGAG GAATATTACTTCCAGCGATCAAGTAGCAAGTGACGAGGCTGCTAACACCGATAAGGACTTGGAAGTTGAGTTCGAG ATGATAACAAAGGAGGATGAACCTGAAATCAACCGTATCAAAGTTATGCTG CATAACAAGGAGTTGGAATTGTCTCAGTTGAAGGAACAGATTGAGAAGAACAAG CAAGCTTTGTCTGAACTACAAGCTAAAGCCGAAACAGAGATAAGTAAAGCACAGAAACTTCTCTTGGATAAAGATGCAGAGTTACTTGCAGCTGAAGAAAGCCTTTCTGGATTAAAACAG GTTCAAGTTGAATACTGGGGGGAAGGTGAGACTGTACAGGTGGCGGGTAGCTTTAATGGGTGGCATCATGGTGTAACATTGGATCCACAGCCTACTTCAAATATCACAGACCCTGTTGAATTGAG GAATACTAGGCTGTGGAGGTCCATGTTGTGGCTATATCCTGGGATTTACGAG ATCAAATATATAGTTGATGGCAAATGGATGATTGATCCCATGAAAGAAGTGGTAACCCGGGGATCCATACAGAACAATGTTCTTCGAGTCGATAGATGA
- the LOC110898406 gene encoding uncharacterized protein LOC110898406, with protein MAITMLSSASFHRLTPSISTSLPLIPSTVSSLAKCIPTTSRHKSSYITTFALKKPLQQQTMETVEETDETETVLYSASPLPLLLLAALPGAGTVRSLFGPFVELVKSWGLPDWLVHWGHPGNMAVVLFAMGGYGTYLGFRIRFSDDVEEKAMAKDLHPKLLAGMFFFFALGATGGVTSLLTSDKPILESPHAVTGLIGLTLLAIQTALPTLFEGNPGLRNVHGILGSGIMTLFLVHAYLGLQLGLSY; from the exons ATGGCAATAACAATGTTGAGCAGTGCTTCATTTCACAGACTCACACCCTCCATTTCAACTTCACTTCCACTTATACCTTCCACTGTTTCATCCTTAGCCAAATGTATACCCACAACCAGCAGGCACAAGTCTTCTTATATCACAACTTTTGCACTTAAAAAACCACTTCAACAACAAACAATGGAAACGGTGGAGGAGACTGATGAAACCGAAACCGTGTTGTACTCGGCCTCTCCTCTCCCTCTTCTCCTACTTGCAGCCCTTCCAGGAG CCGGGACGGTTAGATCGCTGTTTGGGCCTTTTGTTGAGCTTGTTAAGTCATGGGGTCTGCCTGACTGGCTTGTCCATTGGGGTCATCCTGGTAACATG GCAGTCGTGCTCTTCGCCATGGGTGGTTATGGAACTTATTTAGGTTTTCGGATTCGGTTCTCTGATGATGTG GAGGAAAAGGCAATGGCTAAAGATTTGCATCCTAAACTCCTTGCCGGAATGTTCTTCTTCTTCGCTCTCGGAGCCACTGGTGGTGTGACCTCTCTACTTACTTCCGACAAGCCCATCCTAGAAAG TCCTCATGCTGTGACAGGGTTGATCGGTCTAACGCTTTTAGCCATACAAACAGCATTGCCAACATTATTTGAG GGAAATCCGGGGCTAAGGAATGTTCATGGGATATTAGGTAGTGGGATTATGACATTGTTTCTAGTACATGCGTATCTTGGTCTTCAGCTCGGTTTGAGTTACTAA